A DNA window from Anaerocolumna sp. AGMB13020 contains the following coding sequences:
- the nadD gene encoding nicotinate-nucleotide adenylyltransferase yields the protein MKVGIMGGTFNPIHMAHLILAQSALEQLGLQKILFMPSKRPPHKRSDLIADDIHREKMVELAIQNNPSFELSKMELLREGTTYTSDTLQQLNQENPDITYYFIMGADSLFQLETWWEPEVILKLAHIVAAVRGQETREELKAQAEHLTAKFHATIHILNTPYLDIASHELRDKLLKGDSIRYMVPETVYEYINEHQLYTGKEQKNDGKFVSVGEEIR from the coding sequence ATGAAAGTAGGAATTATGGGCGGAACTTTTAATCCCATTCATATGGCGCATCTGATACTTGCACAAAGCGCTTTGGAACAGCTGGGTCTTCAAAAGATTCTGTTTATGCCCTCTAAGAGACCGCCCCATAAACGAAGTGACCTGATTGCAGATGATATACACAGAGAGAAAATGGTGGAATTAGCTATTCAGAATAACCCCTCTTTTGAATTGTCAAAAATGGAGTTGTTAAGAGAGGGTACCACCTATACCTCAGACACCTTACAACAGTTAAACCAGGAAAATCCTGATATCACCTATTATTTTATAATGGGTGCAGATTCCCTGTTCCAGCTGGAAACCTGGTGGGAACCGGAGGTAATACTGAAGCTCGCCCATATTGTTGCAGCGGTGAGGGGTCAGGAGACAAGAGAAGAATTAAAAGCTCAGGCAGAGCATCTGACTGCAAAGTTTCATGCGACTATTCATATACTGAATACACCTTATCTGGATATTGCCTCACATGAATTAAGAGATAAGTTGTTAAAAGGAGATTCTATTCGATATATGGTTCCTGAGACAGTATATGAATATATCAACGAGCATCAGCTTTATACAGGAAAAGAGCAGAAAAATGATGGAAAATTTGTTTCAGTTGGAGAAGAGATTAGGTGA